The Ranitomeya imitator isolate aRanImi1 chromosome 8, aRanImi1.pri, whole genome shotgun sequence genome window below encodes:
- the LOC138647244 gene encoding osteocalcin-like isoform X2 produces MKKLMVLSLLGIMAGCLALKGDDPPHGNSRKLLNDQDVLMSRSAANSVIKRHRRSYDFLERMFSRIKSPLEIKMEQCENYRPCDQLSEWVGFYPAYQRYFGRV; encoded by the exons ATGAAGAAGCTGATGGTCCTCTCCCTGCTGGGGATCATGGCCGGATGCCTCGCCCTTAAAG GTGATGATCCCCCACATGGAAATTCAAGGAAGTTGTTAAATGATCAAG ACGTTCTGATGTCGCGGAGCGCAGCAAACTCCGTCATTAAGAGGCACCGGCGCTCCTATGACTTTTTAGAAAG GATGTTTTCGAGAATAAAGTCTCCTCTGGAGATAAAGATGGAGCAGTGTGAGAACTACCGGCCCTGCGATCAGCTGTCAGAGTGGGTCGGCTTCTACCCGGCCTATCAGAGATACTTTGGGCGCGTGTGA
- the WBP11 gene encoding WW domain-binding protein 11 has protein sequence MGRRSTSSTKSGKFMNPTDQARKEARKRELKKNKKQRMMVRAAVLKMKDPKQIIRDMEKLDEMEFNPVQQPQLNEKVLKDKRKKLRETFERILRLYEKENPETYKELRKIELDYEHKRAQLSQYFDAVKNAQHVEVESIPLPDLPHAPSNILIQDIPLPGTQPPSILKKTSAYGPPGRGVSLPFPPGHGVPRLPPGKKPPGPPPGPPPPQVLAMYGRRVGFALENIMRRREDERYSPEGGLKSHHDLSSSSEDEDYPNDMEQDKEDEGSSDEDSDSNHSDGRDSDSAEFSQQDDEKKAGGDKKAAGHSVRFADAAEKPRKKKKKNVKDLTPLQAMMLRMAGQEVTEEDEEREVEEYSSSSSSEDDSGSEDEQQTEEPKTESAESSASSAPITVPPPVTVPPPPLQMPPSIMTGPPPLGPPPVPPLRPPGPPTGMPPGPPPGAPPFLRPPGLRGPPPRLLPPGPPPGRPPGPPPGPPPGLPPGPPPRGPPPRLPPPGPPGMPPLPRPMMRPPMVPPPGTVPPGLYPPTALANPGVLSAPPSLIQRPKSDDGGATIEKKATATISAKPQITNPKAEVTRFVPTALRVRRENKGAPVTAPAKKQEEEVVRPAVKTGPKAGNPMPVQTKDDMYEAFMKEMEGLL, from the exons ATGGGGCGAAGATCCACCTCCTCCACCAAGAGTGGGAAGTTCATGAACCCCACAGATCAGGCCC GAAAGGAGGCGAGGAAGCGGGAGCTGAAGAAG AACAAGAAGCAGCGGATGATGGTGCGAGCGGCGGTGCTGAAAATGAAAGACCCAAAGCAAATTATCCGAGACATGGAGAAGCTGGATGAGATGG aatttaaCCCTGTGCAGCAGCCGCAGCTGAACGAGAAAGTTCTCAAAGACAAAAGGAAGAAACTGAGGGAGACATTCGAGCGCATCCTGCGCCTGTACGAGAAGGAGAACCCCGAAACGTACAAAGAACTGCGCAAAATCGAGCTGGACTACGAGCACAAGAGGGCGCAGCTCAGTCAGTACTTCGATGCTGTTAAG AACGCGCAGCACGTGGAGGTGGAGAGCATCCCCCTGCCGGACCTGCCACACGCTCCCTCTAATATTCTGATCCAGGACATCCCCCTCCCCGGGACGCAGCCGCCCTCCATTCTGAAGAAGACGTCTGCCTACGG GCCCCCCGGCCGTGGAGTCTCGTTACCGTTCCCCCCAGGACATGGGGTTCCTCGTCTACCCCCAGGGAAGAAGCCTCCTGGGCCGCCCCCCGGTCCTCCCCCACCACAAGTGCTGGCGATGTACGGGCGCAGGGTCGGATTTGCTTTGGAGAACATAATGAGAAGAAGAGAGGATGAGAGGTACAGTCCTGAGGGAG GGCTGAAAAGTCACCATGACCTCTCCAGCTCCAGTGAGGATGAGGACTATCCCAACGACATGGAGCAGGATAAGGAAGACGAGGGCAGCAGCGACGAGGACAGCGACAGCAACCACTCAGACGGCCGGGATAGCGACAGCGCCGAGTTCTCTCAGCAGGACGATGAGAAGAAAGCCGGCGGGGACAAGAAGGCGGCAG GTCACAGCGTGCGATTTGCTGACGCTGCAGAAAAGCCTcgtaagaaaaagaagaaaaatgtcaAGGATCTGACTCCCCTTCAAGCCATGATGTTACGTATGGCAG GTCAGGAGGTCACAGAAGAAGACGAGGAGCGTGAAGTCGAAGAATACTCTTCATCTTCCTCATCAGAAGACGACTCTGGTTCCGAGGACGAGCAGCAGACTGAAGAGCCCAAAACCGAATCTGCTGAGAGCAGCGCCTCCTCCGCACCAATCACTGTACCCCCACCCGTTACCGTCCCACCACCACCCTTGCAGATGCCGCCATCCATCATGACAGGGCCTCCTCCATTGGGTCCACCTCCAGTTCCACCTCTCCGACCACCTGGTCCCCCAACAGGAATGCCACCAGGACCACCTCCAG GTGCACCCCCATTCCTAAGACCCCCAGGACTCCGTGGACCTCCACCACGACTGTTACCTCCAGGACCTCCACCTGGCCGTCCTCCAGGCCCACCTCCAGGTCCTCCGCCTGGCCTACCACCAGGTCCTCCACCCCGTGGGCCCCCGCCAAGGCTACCCCCACCTGGACCTCCAG GTATGCCCCCTCTTCCTCGTCCCATGATGCGGCCTCCCATGGTTCCTCCTCCAGGCACCGTCCCCCCAGGCCTTTACCCTCCAACAGCATTGGCAAACCCTGGAGTGCTAAGTGCTCCCCCCAGCTTGATACAAAGACCCAAGTCAGACGATGGAGGTGCCACCATTGAGAAGAAAGCCACCGCCACCATCAGCGCCAAACCACAGATTACAAATCCCAAGGCCGAGGTAACGCGGTTTGTACCCACCGCACTCCGAGTGCGCAGAGAAAATAAAGGCGCCCCAGTTACAGCTCCTGCCAAAAAGCAAGAGGAGGAAGTGGTGCGGCCGGCGGTGAAAACAGGTCCCAAGGCTGGAAACCCAATGCCCGTGCAGACAAAGGACGATATGTATGAGGCGTTCATGAAAGAGATGGAAGGGCTGCTATAA
- the LOC138647244 gene encoding osteocalcin-like isoform X1, with the protein MKKLMVLSLLGIMAGCLALKVFAAGDDPPHGNSRKLLNDQDVLMSRSAANSVIKRHRRSYDFLERMFSRIKSPLEIKMEQCENYRPCDQLSEWVGFYPAYQRYFGRV; encoded by the exons ATGAAGAAGCTGATGGTCCTCTCCCTGCTGGGGATCATGGCCGGATGCCTCGCCCTTAAAG TTTTTGCTGCAGGTGATGATCCCCCACATGGAAATTCAAGGAAGTTGTTAAATGATCAAG ACGTTCTGATGTCGCGGAGCGCAGCAAACTCCGTCATTAAGAGGCACCGGCGCTCCTATGACTTTTTAGAAAG GATGTTTTCGAGAATAAAGTCTCCTCTGGAGATAAAGATGGAGCAGTGTGAGAACTACCGGCCCTGCGATCAGCTGTCAGAGTGGGTCGGCTTCTACCCGGCCTATCAGAGATACTTTGGGCGCGTGTGA